The following proteins are encoded in a genomic region of Desulfosporosinus youngiae DSM 17734:
- a CDS encoding DUF1835 domain-containing protein, whose translation MKTVQERAVAGESLRIWYSNRPDEMCGLYWFMEQLNQWKVPGKQVSIVKLPEWEADEDMLIYHRVLKKRT comes from the coding sequence CTGAAAACGGTTCAGGAACGCGCAGTAGCGGGAGAATCTCTGCGAATCTGGTACAGCAATCGGCCTGATGAAATGTGTGGACTCTATTGGTTCATGGAGCAGTTGAATCAGTGGAAAGTGCCTGGTAAACAAGTTTCTATTGTCAAGCTCCCCGAATGGGAGGCTGACGAAGATATGCTAATCTATCACCGAGTGTTGAAAAAGCGTACTTAA
- a CDS encoding TIGR04053 family radical SAM/SPASM domain-containing protein, producing MENKMKICGHPHGMGGHPQGKGGHPGGHPGMNVDYDKNPFIVIWETTRACGLKCQHCRADAQPDPHPEELTHEQGIALIDEIYAMDNPMLVFTGGDCMLRKDLFELADYAIKKGMRVSMSPSATVEVTKERMDRAKEVGISRWSFSIDGADAKTHDAFRGIDGTFDLTIEKIKYLNEIGVSHQINTCINKANLHQVEQMAELMKELKTSVWYILMMIPTGRASMADCITAAQHEEVFKWLYELSKDAPYDIKTTAGQHYRRVVFQQRAKENGTTGEQITFEGTKTRDMAQFIDGLARAPKAVNDGNGFIFVSHIGDVTPSGFLPLVVGNVKENRLRDIYRESPILKDLRSPDKYEGKCGICEYNKVCGGSRARAYGATGNYMASEPFCVYIPEKMRKK from the coding sequence ATGGAAAATAAAATGAAAATCTGTGGACATCCTCACGGAATGGGCGGACATCCGCAGGGTAAAGGTGGTCATCCAGGTGGGCACCCGGGAATGAACGTTGACTACGATAAGAACCCGTTCATCGTAATCTGGGAAACTACTCGTGCCTGCGGGCTTAAGTGCCAACACTGTCGTGCAGATGCGCAACCTGATCCGCATCCGGAGGAGTTAACCCACGAGCAAGGTATCGCTCTAATCGATGAAATCTACGCAATGGACAACCCGATGCTGGTTTTCACTGGTGGGGACTGTATGCTTCGAAAAGACCTTTTTGAATTAGCAGATTACGCTATTAAAAAAGGAATGCGTGTTTCCATGAGCCCAAGTGCTACTGTTGAAGTAACCAAAGAGCGCATGGACAGGGCGAAAGAAGTTGGGATTTCTCGTTGGAGTTTTTCAATTGACGGTGCAGATGCTAAGACGCACGATGCTTTCCGTGGAATCGATGGAACGTTTGATTTAACAATTGAGAAAATTAAATATTTAAATGAAATTGGTGTTTCTCATCAGATCAATACTTGCATTAACAAAGCAAACTTACACCAAGTTGAGCAAATGGCGGAATTAATGAAAGAGTTGAAGACTTCGGTTTGGTACATTTTAATGATGATTCCAACCGGACGCGCTTCAATGGCTGATTGTATAACAGCTGCTCAGCACGAAGAAGTGTTCAAGTGGCTTTATGAGTTAAGTAAAGATGCGCCTTATGATATAAAAACAACTGCGGGTCAGCACTATCGTCGTGTTGTATTCCAACAACGTGCTAAGGAAAATGGTACTACAGGTGAGCAAATCACTTTCGAAGGTACTAAGACACGTGACATGGCTCAGTTCATTGACGGTCTGGCAAGAGCACCAAAAGCAGTTAACGATGGAAATGGTTTCATCTTCGTATCACACATCGGTGACGTTACACCCAGTGGATTTTTACCATTAGTAGTTGGTAACGTTAAGGAAAATAGACTGCGCGACATCTACCGCGAAAGCCCTATTTTAAAAGACTTGCGTTCACCAGATAAGTACGAAGGTAAATGCGGTATTTGTGAGTACAACAAAGTTTGTGGTGGATCAAGAGCGCGTGCATACGGCGCAACTGGAAATTATATGGCATCAGAGCCATTCTGCGTGTATATTCCAGAGAAGATGAGAAAGAAATAG
- a CDS encoding type II toxin-antitoxin system RelE family toxin — MSSIYQLTLNRDSIKFLAKQERAVQERIRKAISGLAIRPPIGDIKPLKGQVKLMRLRVGTYRIIFEVNHKEQIIYILTIDNRGDVY; from the coding sequence ATGAGCTCAATTTACCAACTGACATTAAACCGTGATTCGATAAAATTTCTTGCCAAGCAGGAAAGAGCTGTTCAGGAACGTATCCGTAAAGCAATATCAGGTTTAGCCATTCGTCCACCGATTGGAGATATTAAGCCTCTTAAAGGGCAAGTAAAGTTGATGCGTTTACGAGTTGGTACATATAGAATAATTTTTGAAGTTAATCATAAGGAACAAATTATATATATATTAACTATCGACAATCGTGGTGATGTCTATTAA